In Aedes albopictus strain Foshan chromosome 3, AalbF5, whole genome shotgun sequence, the genomic window ATAGCCAAGATGACCTAATCTTTCGGGTAAACTGGATGAATATCTTCCGAGACCGACGCTACACTGCATCCATCCAGGTAGGTTACACAAAAATAATACATAGTTAAACTTGAAAAGAAATGTGTTACATAATCGATGAAACTTTTGATAGGTGTGTCTGAGTTTTCTGCTGTAACATCTTTCCCGGAGAAAGACAACTCTCATCTGGTTCAAAGCGAAAGGACAAACAAATAAGGTCTATTGGAAGATTTCGTGGAATTGGCAGTGTATTGATCGAACTTGAGATGTTGTAATAGAATATTCATCCTATCGGAAATTTAGTCGTTGGAAATTAACAAGTGCTAATGATGTTTGTAGACAGATACCAAACTGTAGCTGTTTATCCCTTTCATGTTGAACCAGAAGAAACTGTTTCTATTGTTATTCCGTGTACAGTCTTTCGACAAACCGCATCCTCCAAGAAATAGGCCGCTCCATTCTAACTACTGTTTCATGTGTTTGTAGGTACTATCAAATTGGAATGTTTTCGACACTTACTGAATCCTAAAATCGCGCAAATCAATTGTCGTCTGTTTTTTCCTACATAATAATCAATTCAGATAGAGTTACAATAATGCTAAACTAATCCAATATATTAACTATATTTACATGATACGAACATATAGATTATTTCACTTTTAGCAGCCGACTTCTCGCATCGATATCGGCTTAATGGTAAAAGCTACGCCTTTACTCGCGCTTCAAACTGTCCACTGGGTCGATTTTTCTTTGCACTATTCAAAATCATGGAAAAACGGTTGAGAACTTTTCGTTTGATAAATTTAGCCGTTCATTTCTGCCTAATTCATTACAGAATGATATAGTGGTTTGTTTAACTTAGTTTTTAAAACTTACGCGCACTTATCAgctagtaaaaaaaaacaagagcaaTGTGATGAGAAAATGGTTTTCTTTCGTTTGAACTTCTTACATCACTAAAACTTCTGCACATTCCAATGATCATTATCCTCAGAAACTCTTTCATTCCACTTAACTTAGCCAttataaaaattataataaaaacggACACAGGAACAACAAAACTAAAGTTGGTAATTGGAAAATCGATAGTCAATTAAAATAAACTCACTTTTCTTCGTCCCAAAAGGAAAAACAACCTACAAGCTACGTCGAATCAAGCCTAGAGTTAAATCCATTGTGCTGCCGCGTTGATCACCGCCGTCGCCGCCACCACCAGCGCTATCGCCCCGGACGACGACCACCGGGTTATTGTGGTGGCCCCACTGCTCTGCCGCTTGCCGGACCCGGCACCCCCGATGCTGGACATGCTGATGCTGCTTTCCGGCTTATCGATACTTCGGCTGCTGGCGGCCTCCTCTCGGCTGTTGATTTCGTTGCTCATTTCTTCGTCTATGACGCCACCGCCGAAACGGTTGCTGAGGTCGGCCAGAGGGGTGTCAGTTATTGGGACCGGTTCGCTGGTGGTGGTGGCCTCCGTCGTCGAGGTGGTGGTCGTTGTggtggttgtcgtcgtcgtcggtaccAGGGTGCCGTTCTCGATCCAGTAGATGGGGCTGAACTCGATCTTGACGTCCTCCATGTCTTTGCTGAGCATCTGCGAAGAAGAGAAGGAACGTGGGAAATATAGGTAGGTTGAACCAAGCAAAATGATCATGAACGTTTCTGAAATGAGATGTTTCTACGCTTAGGGAATTGTAGATTAATATAGTTTCATTTGGGCTGCAGAACGGTGAGTTGACTACCGGGAAGGAGCGTCTGaaaggcgattctgaaagtaactttctaGAATTTTGTACAGGTACcctggtatccccagacgcaagagcgcattggcaatagcagaccagttggcgctattaaacgcattccttacatccaaagtcactaccgcacagaaacgaatcccccttctctcgAATGCTTtcttggcggtttttgtaaccgataagatagcgtctacggtggacctccccttccggaagccgtactggttgctcgaaagaccattttcaccctcggtgaacctcaacattctataggacagataggtgaagtactagatttgtagtagtgagctgaattttagtatggtgagaaggccaattctccgtttctgcaatgaaatggtgcaaaaagcgtgggtattgtgattccttgcctaatttgatgctgtttgagcaaaactttgggcaacaaagttgttgttttctccatttcttgcaacataaacaccatagttatccaaagttttgctcaaacagcatcaaattaagcaaggaattataacacccacgctttttgcaccattgctTTGCaggaacggagaattgaccttctcaccatacaaaaattcagctcattactacaaatctagtactacaccgaacgtgccccattgaggatgatcttttcgagcaccttccccaccgtgtcaatcaagcatattggtctatatgccgacgggtctcctggtgatttccccgcctttggcaatagtatcaggctctgcctcttccaagcttctggcaaaactccctcgtccagacatttctgcatagcagacatttctgcatagctgaacatctcgagagcctctgcaatagctacttttaaggccaggttcggaactccgtccggacctggggccttccctacgctaagggacttagctatccccgcaagttccacatcggtgaccctctcctcatcgccagccccagtggctctgtaggagccatcacacctgtcgtcttggccataacgatccgttaggcgtcaccccacgggttcgtattggcactctgacagagaccctcaaagcaggcctttttgcttgctcttatctcggtcttaagcgcggcttttgcagcggcgaacaccacccgccgttcgtttcgctcttcctctgatcgtgctcgctgcatccaccgcctagcccgtaggcaggcgcggcgcaggtccgcaatcgcgtcggtccaccagtaagccggtggcctcccatttctagggtggacccgcttaggcatggtcgcatcacacgcacgtgagagcaccgctaccagctcgtcgccgtctaaaccgagtaagtttcgctcacggcggagcgcctccctaactaccccttcgtcgaagtatgatgtcttccacctgcgagggcttggccttggcctagccgcctcttcttctactcgCTGGCTGCTGTTGTTTTAGTCGATACTGtatcgaaccgccaggtggtcgctggcctacgccctgttagcacggtcgttatgcggtccagcattagcgtgaactgctcgatcggccaccgcggacgcgcataacagctacagaaaaagaccccgttaactttggcgaccacgaagccctcatgggtagtagacaccaactcctggacggggtatttacccgtcgtccatatcgcggccattttcctggtcctatccgagacccagttgccgttgccggcgggtactcggtatgggtccgctatgatggcgatatccgtctcccactcagaaaccgcctgacaaagcagttgctgagccgcatcacagtgattcaggtttagctgcgttacctgcactgtgatttgttcactgcggtttTTTGAAGCCCGGGCACCTTGAACCACCCGTTGGATggttgttgttcacggatttcccggtacagataatacagatgggtggactcgtgcggctttgggccttatgatcttcagcgccgcatcgcctgcacagtttgcgcctgtcggggcctttgcagtcccacgacttgtctcctggttccagacacctgaagcaaacctctggtggctcgtggaatgttaggtgacatacacaccagcccacctttatgctccctactttaacggactttttgacgtccgccacaggtagctgaaccaacgcTATCTTTGTCCCTGCTGGTCAGTGTTGCATTTgcactgaacgcgagccaaaaatgaactgaacgcgttcacttttttgaacgtgaacgcagtaaacattgaacttgcgtgtcagagtTTTTTACTGCTCAAGAACGTTCGTTCAGTTTCCCATTCGGCTCAATGTTCTAATGCACTATTCTACCGATATGTAAAGCTAATGAATCGGTCCAGTCATCCAGAGTTCCGTTGAAATCAGACTTCATGGAACATGGCCCTTTACTGTACCACATAATACCATgttagtaaggactgttcaatttataaaacggacaactttacaaggctataaaaagaagacgcgtagttcaaatttaaccacccttgcatcgttgttcagtacatcattttttcattatagtaatgatttttgaatcgaataaaaatagttttaattcatagaaaatcggccaggtgttaaatgaggtggattttacgattcttgaaaattgaaaatatatataaaattactgttcacatatggtatatcgtttttaatatcagataagtatgtgccatgctgcagcagcatgagtaataaacattctggtgaagtttaaactcaattggaaaattagttgttgaaatattaaagtctcaagtgagattcgattttttgattaaaattcaattgtaaagcaaaaaggacatgaaaatattcaataaacattttttttatgcatccagtcgaaagtaggaatgatgtggtttcaaatgcagaaaactgcttcttaatagcattgctggtttggttactgtgagcCATTACaagcacagtaatcaaaacagtttcgttctttgaaagttcttccaaataacaatgcagcctaatgcaaattttacataacattgatgtgggaaataaaaatgtttcatccgattgttattaaataaggtgtataataacataggatcaactttgttgaaaataaataataacaaggttCGCtagagttgaaaatttgcatcaatggagcaaaaagaatgcaattttttacaatgaccatctttatggaatattttttttatgaagaatgcaattaaagtattttttttttcagcatcattcagaaaacaatattctactactctggacaaatttttagccgaatccgttatgctattgcatcacaggacataaataaatattttttgataatttctttgtaaacaaggcaaatcactttatcaagctgaaggctggcttggtgcattattactaaccaactattgagctttacctttagtagaatagtataagattccaatacaataaaaacttcatgaaaatatgcatgtttagtatgtggaaaaatatgtcgaattttgagaaatgggtttttattgaagttttacgaaaaccgctacagttacacaataaagaacattttgctcaatgttatatttttcctacaattgagaatagctatagaaagttatgcaaaaaactggtaatgattttattgaaaaataaaaaagatatcgctcaagcaagttgtccgttttataaattgaacagtccttaatatgtACATATATTGCATTGTGGGGCTGGGAAGGGAGCGGATCGAAACGTGACAACGCCTCGGTCCTTGGATGCTTGGATTCGTCAtcatatcctatgtgccttctctCCTATGATTTTGTGACGCATTTGTATACACTCGTTGTTgcacgaaaaaatgcgccatacgaGCTAGGGCATTGTGGCATCGgacattaagattctgcaccaaaATACGGATTATCCGCAATCCACGGTGGCCGGACCGGTTCCCCCTCACAATAGAAGGTCAGATTCTGGATCCAATGAGCgcaagattgctagaattggcgaaaaaatggcagaaatatgaccatttcagtttagcgggtaccagggtaccatgttaacATGTTGGCGCGAGCTCGCACGCGTTCCAAaatttgaactgaacaatgttcaaatcgttttgatcccagcgtgccgaatttgaacatgaacgcaaattgatcgcgttcaaatgcttaacggctgcggcggctacctgcacatcgcactgttgccgcagtgccgtgacgagctcttccacttcggtgatctcatcaatgtctctgatcttcagagtcgcctcatgtgtcagagccctcacctgcacaccctcaccaagaaaACACCTCTTCTGAAAACCTCTTGAAGGCGGCGCcattgtgttccttctggcggtacgagtacgtctaatactgcgtacgtcggctccaagaccctcaagcttggcgtcgcttcgcatcgtcttcaagacgtccgagcacttggactgttccgtcttgatgacgatcgcctcgcctttctcgcgcttggcacctgccctgctacgccttggcttggcgtcctgcgctactacctgcggattcgtcgtcttcttcttcttcttccattctaccttcgtccaagggggaaccaccctctggaaggtgtaatgcgacgagccggggtatgcaacatcagtgaaagtcgtgcctactatggactccagaagaaattgcggtcaaaaaggattcaccctcgcaccaaatgcatCACGTACACTGTACGGCTACAGGACGCTAAACACCGATGGTACTCGAGACTTGGACCATCCTCGAGGAGGCCTAGCAAGCACTTGCGGCTGTTCGAGTGACGAGTGCTTTGACGGCGTTCAAGAGAACGGTGTGTTGTGGCTAAGGATGAACCACCAGCTcgttgcactctacggcgaacgtAGTATCCAAAAtgtggccaaagtcggaaggatacggtggaaaGGATATGCAACAATGCCGGGCAGCAACCCTGCAAAGAATGTTGTTACAACCTGTagttcggggtggccgggagacatTACTGTCTAATTAAACTCACAGGCGTAGCGAATAACAgattaaacataactttatttacattaaaattacATTACAAGACGACACGTATATACAACACGGAGGCTACATGACTTCTAAATTATtctctgcgattgtgcatcggcCATAACGAAATGCTATCGCCGAGCACGCAGATCGGCGAGAGCATGAGAGccaatccagtggttctcaacatctcCCCCTCTAATTGGTTTGGCGGTAAACCATAACAGCGGTCTTCTGGCGCAGGAAGAGCGATGATGGTGGACGTTATAGCTAGCGTTGCCGGTGATCAGGTTGACAGACACTGATGTACGGAAGACCGGAGCTTAATCCTGATTCCACCATTGTATATCATCCACTCGAAGACGTCGCTGAACACTGAGGCACGTCCACGTGCCAAATCCATCCGATGCCCATGTCGATCCAGAAAGTATTGCACGAACTTTCGATCCGACTTAATCGCGCCGATCGGTGGGCACTTATCGGTGATCATGATTTCTTCCCGAAGTGATCCTACAACGGACGACTTGAACACCTCTGCCGCACACTCGTTCTGCTGAGCGTGTTCGAAAATCTCATCACTTCTGCCGTCGGGTGGTGCAGGTACGAAAATAGGTTTTTTCATTTCTTCCTTCTGCTGCTGTTGATCATCACAACGAAGCGCCGGCTCGGGAACAATCAGCTGATCCACTCGTGGCTGCCGCGGTTGCTCTTCATTAATTACCGCCGCCTTAGAGTCGGCATCATTTGGAAACGGTGCTTGGTGTTGTGTTTCCTGCTGTTGTGTGCTGATCGGGGAAGACTCTGGTGACCCGTATGCTGGCTGCAGTCCTCGAGCAGCCCAACATAGAGAAAACATCAACTGCGTCTGTTGGTTGAATATTTTCATCCGCTCCACATAAGCTTCATATTGGAGCTCCATCAGCCGATTCATACTGTTAAAGTATTTGTCGCTGGTTTCTCGCATCTGCCGAAACTGCTCTTCGAGGTACTGCTCTCGATCGAGTGGAAACCGGCCTGACGATGATGGCGGCGGTGGTGCTTGTACCGCTGACTGCCCAtcatctctctcttcttggcgtaacatcctcatgggacaaagcctgcttctcagcttagtgttctatgagcacttccacagttattaactgagagcttcctctgccaatgaccattttgcatgcgtatatcgtgtggcaggcacgaagatactctatgcccaaggaagtcaaggaaatttcctttacgaaaagatcctggaccgaccgggaatcgaacccgtcaccctcagcatggtcgtgctgaatacccgtgcgtttaccgcctcggctatatatgCCCATCATATGATAGCGAATCAATGGGCCATTCCTTGATTCCAGCTGGGGTTTGATGCGAGGGTTGATTGTTGCACTGGTGCTGCTGCTGAGGACGGATTTCCACGGGCACTGATGGGAATGGAGCATTTTGGTTCTGGTATACTGACCTCAGAACCGGCGAGTGTTGCCACTGATCCACCTGACGCTGGTGCAGATCCTGTCCAGCCATTGAAGCCGAATGCTGGAGCTGTGCTTGCTCACTCCGCCCGATGTCCATTGTCTGGCCGTTGCCCATCTTCTCCTCCGCGGAAAACTTAACGCGTCGCGGTTCCTCACTACTGCACGCACGGatttctcgtcgccactgttacgacctggagttcggggtggccgggagacatTACTGTCTAATTAAACTCACAGGCGTAGCGAATAACAgattaaacataactttatttacattaaaattgcATTACAAGACGACACGTATATACAACACGGAGGCTACATGACTTCTAAATTATtctctgcgattgtgcatcggcCGAGGCATAACGAAATGCTATCGCCGAGCACGCAGATCGGCGAGAGCATGAGAGccaatccagtggttctcaacaaatGTGAAAGGTGTGGAGCGGCGAGAGCACATTAAGCCGACCAGGTGAAACGTGATTTGGTGGACTTTGGACGTGACAGAGGTTAGAGAACGGTCAACGGCAAACGAAGATATGCATATGGCGACAaataattgttgattcagttttttcGTGATATACTAAGAAGGGGCCTGTGGCTACATGTTCACTTTGTAAGTGGATGGACacctgatcctcttctgagcatatgctctaacggacctggaaacttggatatcggctaacggcaactcataatggacccccaatcggactgaaaaggaaCAAGACACACATACCAAcaccctcgtgctcatcattctaccatacacagagtagaaaagtgacgGCAGTGCAAAGGCAATCagctcgatatagtagaattagaatagaatacatttaggcgctatgCATTactaaataacttgaaaatcgattatttttagatTTACGTATGTAAATACTTACATATCCAGTCAGCTTCCTCGACGTCGCATCGCTGTTATCATCGTAGTACGCCTTAAGCAGCGCATGATACGGTGCCTCCATTTCGGTGTAGTTACCCAGCAGGGTCACATTGATGGCAGTACCCGGTTGCAGTATCGTGTTGATGGCTTTCGTCTAAAAATCAAGTATTTCTATAATGATGATCAACTGATGTGATATGCTACTCTCACCTCAAACTTCCTCTCCGTAAGCTCTACGCCCCAAAAGATATCGACCGGTTGTTGCGTTCGGGGGTCAATCACCTTGGTTGGAACACCATTGCCAACGCCCAGCTGCCGACCGTAGTAGGTCACTTTGGCGTAATCGTACGTGATGACCGTTTCGGCCTGATTGGTCATATCCTCGATGTTCGATAGAATTGTGGAACCTGTGGAATTGGTACGGAAAATGGTTTAACTTCTGATCCATTTATTAAGTATAGTGGTACTAAAATACCTAGAATGGTGGTATTCTTCTTAATTTCAGTTCGCAGCTTGTTCAGCTTAATGTTTCGCAATTCGTACTTGACAGGTTCAATTTCGACCAGGATGTCTCCTTTCTCGTGTTCCTTAGGTAGTAGAATAATAAAGAGAATTTATTGGCGCCCGTTTCAATAAACATCGGTGGCTTCATTCGAGCTCCCTACTTACCACCGTGTCTTGCATTCCCGGAAGGGGAGCGTAGATTCGTCCACCGAGCTTCTCCAATGGGTCGTAATTGCCCACAATGTAGGGATGATGGTGGCCGTGATTCACCAGCTTATACCGTGCCACGTAGTAATCATCAACCTGCGAATCAGAGACAGAAAGGGATTAAAAGGTTTAGCAGTTGACTGACatacatgtgccgagataattaatTTATCCCACTTAAATAAACTGGTATCATAAGGACGGCGAATTAAATTTGGCGCCTAATTTGGTCGTATCAAAAAAAGAGGCAGCAGCTCTCCTTCTTCATTAGGAAAAAAACGTGACGCTCTATCGCGTGCGAAGAAGTCCTTACAATGGAAAGCGATATGCCACGGTGGGAGTTAGAGAGTGCGCTAAATGGTCTGAGCAGAGTGCTTCAGGCGGATGCCCCTTTTATCAGTGCGATTTTATTGTTACGACAGTGGTCTATTTGCGGGCGATTCGCCGTTGTGCGAATCCTAAATGGCTCAATTAGTAGATATTTTTACATCATGATGCGTAGGAGCTATTGTTGATTGTGACAAAAGCAACCTTGTATTAGGATGTAGTGAAACGAATTTAGAAGCTCCTACCGATTTAACCTGATTCATCAGCATATTTGCTCAACACATCATTTACAACATCCAA contains:
- the LOC109432310 gene encoding protein unzipped, producing the protein MSTRRRSSNSRSWNRCSTILSLALLTVAAALIGGSWAMTNSVFKAFSKDQTVTSSTLGWEKFNGEKTQLQYAVTSYNPAEHPRSKELVDSDQLSHTSYVCRIQIEGIYCAGQTHMEDSSTICTASLQSDVRRHRTFEVLVNRNGGGKLKWQPWNKFRTEKFPGAVSASNGKVDDYYVARYKLVNHGHHHPYIVGNYDPLEKLGGRIYAPLPGMQDTVEHEKGDILVEIEPVKYELRNIKLNKLRTEIKKNTTILGSTILSNIEDMTNQAETVITYDYAKVTYYGRQLGVGNGVPTKVIDPRTQQPVDIFWGVELTERKFETKAINTILQPGTAINVTLLGNYTEMEAPYHALLKAYYDDNSDATSRKLTGYMLSKDMEDVKIEFSPIYWIENGTLVPTTTTTTTTTTTSTTEATTTSEPVPITDTPLADLSNRFGGGVIDEEMSNEINSREEAASSRSIDKPESSISMSSIGGAGSGKRQSSGATTITRWSSSGAIALVVAATAVINAAAQWI